GATGTACTTGGCTTAgcagttgaaaaaagaaacagaaagaacCATAGAAAGAACAAACTCTCAATGCGCGCAAGACCTTGAATGTTttgaaacaggaaaaacgagATCGACGCAGTTCCTGTCCTTTGTTGCCTCATCCCAGTCTCTCCCCAGCCAACTCAAATAAGAAGCAGGTTCTTGGAAAATTTACCGGCCGGTGTTGTGAACGCTGGAAAAGCTTGTAAAATGTCGACTCGAACTCTTTTATCAACCATAGCTGTACATTACTTTGGGTTCACAATGGCTGTGGACTATTCTATCGTACTTGTATCTACGCAGGATTTGTGGTTTTCGCTCGGAGGTAGCGAAACCAACTACGGCTTCATGTTTGGCGTATACGCATTCACTCAAGCGCTGGTTTCACCTTTAGTCGGTTACATTTCTGATTGGCGCGGCTTAAAGTTCGCCGTTATGCTATCTTTGGTCATCAATGTCACAGGGAACGTGTTGTATGGACtctctgtattttcaaattcattatATGTAATGTTTTTTGGACGGTTAGTAGCGGGCATCGGAGCAGGCTCTGTGACACTAGTACTGGTTTACTTGACCAACACGACTCCGGAACAAACTCGTGGAAAGTCCATTGCAAGCTTCAAGCTTGCCCAAGCAGTTGGCTTACTAGGAGGGCCTATTGTAGGGATGtttcttttccctttggtgGGTAACAGTAAAGATACAGCGAGTATTCACAATGGCACAACAAGTACAAAATTGTTTAACCTTTACACAGCGCCCGCTTGGGTCGCGGTTGCTAATGTGGTGCTCTTCATGTTGCCACTTACTAAATTCTTCTTCAAGAACCCACTGGCACCTCATATGGCGATGAAATTTGCAGTCAAAGAAGCCAAAAGCCTAATATCACACTCTGCTTTCTTCATGGTATCGATGTTTTTGGGAACAGCTTGTTTCTGGGGTATAACAAGCAATCTTTTTATTTTGGCCTTCGCTCAATACGGCTTGGTGGCAAAGCAGAAAGATTTGTGGAAAGTTTACGTATCGGGTGGCGTAGCCTTTATCGTAGCGGGTGTTTTAATTCGTGCTGGAATCCACAGAAAATTATCGCCGGCCTTGTGCTCGATTATTGGATTGATTCTCAATGTCTGGGGATTTGTTCTCCTCATTGATTATGGTGTAAAAGAAGAACGTTTACAGAATCTTCTGTACTTTGGGGGAGTAGCTCTAGCAACTTCCGGTGCGGCATGGTTCTTCACTGGAATGGGTGTCTACTACTCTCAGAAAATCACTGAATTCAGCAACCAAGCTCGCAATCGTAGAGGAgtatttcttggttttttcaaCCTTGCAGATGCTCTTGGTCGATTTGCAGGTCCAGCgcttattcctttatttttgcatttttcaaatCCTGGAGATCCAGACTGCCAACCGGCAAAATTTGAGGGTAGTGATAAATGTCAGGTTACAAATGTGAATTCTGTGCTTGCAGTATTGTGTGGGATCTTCAGTTTTAATCTTTTGGCATTTATATATTACCATGTTGCTCACGGAAAGCGACATACCCATGGATTTCTTCTAAGTGAGACTGACAATCCAAGAAGGATAGCACTTATGGAGGATGTGTACAATCTTCCGAATGAAGAAAGAGGACAACCTGATCACACCCAAATGGACTCAAGTCCCCCTTCTCAGCCTCAAAGAACGTCATTGCATGGCTCATCATCTTATACATCGTCACATGATGGCAGTCTACAAGCTATCTGATGATCTACTTTTAGTTACAGAGCAAGAAAGTCAAATTGTAACCAAGTCCCAGCCTTTTTTCACTTCAGTTTCTGGCTCCAGCAAGAAGGGGAGGGGTCATAAATTGAAGTGATTTAATTCTGGAATAGCCTGCCTTGCAAGCATTGCAATGATGTTTC
This genomic window from Acropora muricata isolate sample 2 chromosome 2, ASM3666990v1, whole genome shotgun sequence contains:
- the LOC136896416 gene encoding multidrug resistance protein 2-like; amino-acid sequence: MSTRTLLSTIAVHYFGFTMAVDYSIVLVSTQDLWFSLGGSETNYGFMFGVYAFTQALVSPLVGYISDWRGLKFAVMLSLVINVTGNVLYGLSVFSNSLYVMFFGRLVAGIGAGSVTLVLVYLTNTTPEQTRGKSIASFKLAQAVGLLGGPIVGMFLFPLVGNSKDTASIHNGTTSTKLFNLYTAPAWVAVANVVLFMLPLTKFFFKNPLAPHMAMKFAVKEAKSLISHSAFFMVSMFLGTACFWGITSNLFILAFAQYGLVAKQKDLWKVYVSGGVAFIVAGVLIRAGIHRKLSPALCSIIGLILNVWGFVLLIDYGVKEERLQNLLYFGGVALATSGAAWFFTGMGVYYSQKITEFSNQARNRRGVFLGFFNLADALGRFAGPALIPLFLHFSNPGDPDCQPAKFEGSDKCQVTNVNSVLAVLCGIFSFNLLAFIYYHVAHGKRHTHGFLLSETDNPRRIALMEDVYNLPNEERGQPDHTQMDSSPPSQPQRTSLHGSSSYTSSHDGSLQAI